One segment of Antennarius striatus isolate MH-2024 chromosome 5, ASM4005453v1, whole genome shotgun sequence DNA contains the following:
- the LOC137595677 gene encoding peroxisomal succinyl-coenzyme A thioesterase-like isoform X1 — protein sequence MFSLHISYVLFFRYFSRYTETYLSGIMIAYVNAHRSLVFLHRIVGGLRWKSSFRSAPLLSAVPVHPLIDEQICITGCFLPPHYPVTLHAQMHSEEGDLWEAFAHYNTKADGTVNLTRDHSVGGSYLGCEPMGLFWSQHQAPGSREGVRLKKQNVETPFVTLVSLLEGHVSPSEGHSTELAATTIERWYMASGVHRIEIRQDGLVATLFFPPGPGPFPAMLDLWGFSGGLMEYRAALFASRGYASMSLAYKDHKDLPGPRKTINVGDSYFRSFPQHIVSTGQSAFQLLQNHHQVCADRVGIIGLSFGAYLTLRTATQTGINPACLICINGPVGSNIKLLDAEGRTETSDCEKKYWWYDNQGHVTFRDASFPGNLDPGSKVKIEKITCPVLYIASEDDLSIAVTENAKLIEETLSAAGKSQLFTYLSYPGAGHLIEPPYSPNSKVSLWSVKPKKMMCLWGGNLASHAAAQEDAWKKILSFMENQLIV from the exons atgttttctttacacATCTCGTATGTGCTTTTTTTCAGGTATTTTTCAAGATACACGGAAACATACTTGTCAGGAATAATGATAGCATATGTCAACGCACACAGGAGTCTGGTATTTTTACACCGTATTGTGG GTGGACTTCGGTGGAAGAGCAGCTTTCGATCAGCCCCCCTGCTGTCAGCAGTTCCTGTTCACCCCCTCATAGATGAACAGATCTGCATTACAGGATGCTTCCTGCCCCCACACTATCCTGTGACACTACATGCACAGATGCATAGTGAGGAGGGTGACCTGTGGGAGGCATTTGCACATTATAATACAAAAGCAGATGGAACCGTTAACT TGACAAGGGATCATTCAGTTGGGGGTTCATATTTGGGCTGTGAACCAATGGGACTGTTCTGGAGCCAGCACCAAGCTCCTGGATCAAGAGAAGGTGTAAG gctaaaaaaacaaaatgtagagACTCCATTTGTCACGCTTGTGTCCTTACTGGAGGGTCATGTTTCACCCAGTGAGGGACATAGTACTGAGCTTGCTGCTACAACTATTGAGCGTTGGTACATGGCATCAGGTGTACATAGAATAGAGATTCGCCAGGATGGTCTTGTAGCTACGCTGTTTTTTCCACCAG GCCCAGGTCCATTTCCAGCCATGTTGGACCTGTGGGGATTTAGTGGAGGACTGATGGAATACCGCGCTGCACTGTTCGCTTCCAGAGGCTATGCAAGCATGTCCCTTGCTTACAAAGATCACAAAGATTTACCTGGCCCAAGAAAAACCATTAATGTTGGTGATTCATACTTCAGG TCATTTCCTCAACATATTGTTTCAACTGGACAGTCAGCCTTCCAGCTACTTCAGAATCATCATCAGGTCTGTGCAGACAGAGTTGGAATCATTGGTCTGTCCTTCGGAGCCTACCTGACTCTTCGAACTGCAACACAGACTGGTATCAAC CCAGCCTGTTTAATCTGCATCAATGGTCCTGTAGGAAGTAATATCAAGCTCTTGGATGCAGAGGGTAGGACGGAAACCTCTGACTG TGAGAAGAAATATTGGTGGTATGATAATCAAGGCCACGTGACTTTCAGAGATGCCTCCTTCCCTGGTAACCTTGACCCTGGGAGCAAAGTGAAG ATAGAGAAAATCACATGTCCGGTATTGTACATAGCAAGTGAAGATGACCTTTCCATTGCTGTCACAGAGAATGCAAAGCTG ATAGAGGAGACCCTCAGTGCTGCAGGCAAGTCCCAACTGTTCACCTACTTGTCATATCCTGGTGCTGGTCACCTCATAGAACCACCTTACTCACCAAATTCAAAAGTATCCCTGTGGTCcgtgaaaccaaaaaaaa TGATGTGTCTTTGGGGAGGAAATCTGGCATCTCACGCTGCTGCCCAGGAAGATGCCTGGAAAAAAATCCTCAGTTTTATGGAGAATCAGTTAATTGTTTAA
- the LOC137595677 gene encoding peroxisomal succinyl-coenzyme A thioesterase-like isoform X2: MFSLHISYVLFFRYFSRYTETYLSGIMIAYVNAHRSLVFLHRIVGGLRWKSSFRSAPLLSAVPVHPLIDEQICITGCFLPPHYPVTLHAQMHSEEGDLWEAFAHYNTKADGTVNLTRDHSVGGSYLGCEPMGLFWSQHQAPGSREGVRLKKQNVETPFVTLVSLLEGHVSPSEGHSTELAATTIERWYMASGVHRIEIRQDGLVATLFFPPGPGPFPAMLDLWGFSGGLMEYRAALFASRGYASMSLAYKDHKDLPGPRKTINVGDSYFRSAFQLLQNHHQVCADRVGIIGLSFGAYLTLRTATQTGINPACLICINGPVGSNIKLLDAEGRTETSDCEKKYWWYDNQGHVTFRDASFPGNLDPGSKVKIEKITCPVLYIASEDDLSIAVTENAKLIEETLSAAGKSQLFTYLSYPGAGHLIEPPYSPNSKVSLWSVKPKKMMCLWGGNLASHAAAQEDAWKKILSFMENQLIV; the protein is encoded by the exons atgttttctttacacATCTCGTATGTGCTTTTTTTCAGGTATTTTTCAAGATACACGGAAACATACTTGTCAGGAATAATGATAGCATATGTCAACGCACACAGGAGTCTGGTATTTTTACACCGTATTGTGG GTGGACTTCGGTGGAAGAGCAGCTTTCGATCAGCCCCCCTGCTGTCAGCAGTTCCTGTTCACCCCCTCATAGATGAACAGATCTGCATTACAGGATGCTTCCTGCCCCCACACTATCCTGTGACACTACATGCACAGATGCATAGTGAGGAGGGTGACCTGTGGGAGGCATTTGCACATTATAATACAAAAGCAGATGGAACCGTTAACT TGACAAGGGATCATTCAGTTGGGGGTTCATATTTGGGCTGTGAACCAATGGGACTGTTCTGGAGCCAGCACCAAGCTCCTGGATCAAGAGAAGGTGTAAG gctaaaaaaacaaaatgtagagACTCCATTTGTCACGCTTGTGTCCTTACTGGAGGGTCATGTTTCACCCAGTGAGGGACATAGTACTGAGCTTGCTGCTACAACTATTGAGCGTTGGTACATGGCATCAGGTGTACATAGAATAGAGATTCGCCAGGATGGTCTTGTAGCTACGCTGTTTTTTCCACCAG GCCCAGGTCCATTTCCAGCCATGTTGGACCTGTGGGGATTTAGTGGAGGACTGATGGAATACCGCGCTGCACTGTTCGCTTCCAGAGGCTATGCAAGCATGTCCCTTGCTTACAAAGATCACAAAGATTTACCTGGCCCAAGAAAAACCATTAATGTTGGTGATTCATACTTCAGG TCAGCCTTCCAGCTACTTCAGAATCATCATCAGGTCTGTGCAGACAGAGTTGGAATCATTGGTCTGTCCTTCGGAGCCTACCTGACTCTTCGAACTGCAACACAGACTGGTATCAAC CCAGCCTGTTTAATCTGCATCAATGGTCCTGTAGGAAGTAATATCAAGCTCTTGGATGCAGAGGGTAGGACGGAAACCTCTGACTG TGAGAAGAAATATTGGTGGTATGATAATCAAGGCCACGTGACTTTCAGAGATGCCTCCTTCCCTGGTAACCTTGACCCTGGGAGCAAAGTGAAG ATAGAGAAAATCACATGTCCGGTATTGTACATAGCAAGTGAAGATGACCTTTCCATTGCTGTCACAGAGAATGCAAAGCTG ATAGAGGAGACCCTCAGTGCTGCAGGCAAGTCCCAACTGTTCACCTACTTGTCATATCCTGGTGCTGGTCACCTCATAGAACCACCTTACTCACCAAATTCAAAAGTATCCCTGTGGTCcgtgaaaccaaaaaaaa TGATGTGTCTTTGGGGAGGAAATCTGGCATCTCACGCTGCTGCCCAGGAAGATGCCTGGAAAAAAATCCTCAGTTTTATGGAGAATCAGTTAATTGTTTAA
- the LOC137595677 gene encoding peroxisomal succinyl-coenzyme A thioesterase-like isoform X3, producing MFSLHISYVLFFRYFSRYTETYLSGIMIAYVNAHRSLVFLHRIVGGLRWKSSFRSAPLLSAVPVHPLIDEQICITGCFLPPHYPVTLHAQMHMTRDHSVGGSYLGCEPMGLFWSQHQAPGSREGVRLKKQNVETPFVTLVSLLEGHVSPSEGHSTELAATTIERWYMASGVHRIEIRQDGLVATLFFPPGPGPFPAMLDLWGFSGGLMEYRAALFASRGYASMSLAYKDHKDLPGPRKTINVGDSYFRSFPQHIVSTGQSAFQLLQNHHQVCADRVGIIGLSFGAYLTLRTATQTGINPACLICINGPVGSNIKLLDAEGRTETSDCEKKYWWYDNQGHVTFRDASFPGNLDPGSKVKIEKITCPVLYIASEDDLSIAVTENAKLIEETLSAAGKSQLFTYLSYPGAGHLIEPPYSPNSKVSLWSVKPKKMMCLWGGNLASHAAAQEDAWKKILSFMENQLIV from the exons atgttttctttacacATCTCGTATGTGCTTTTTTTCAGGTATTTTTCAAGATACACGGAAACATACTTGTCAGGAATAATGATAGCATATGTCAACGCACACAGGAGTCTGGTATTTTTACACCGTATTGTGG GTGGACTTCGGTGGAAGAGCAGCTTTCGATCAGCCCCCCTGCTGTCAGCAGTTCCTGTTCACCCCCTCATAGATGAACAGATCTGCATTACAGGATGCTTCCTGCCCCCACACTATCCTGTGACACTACATGCACAGATGCATA TGACAAGGGATCATTCAGTTGGGGGTTCATATTTGGGCTGTGAACCAATGGGACTGTTCTGGAGCCAGCACCAAGCTCCTGGATCAAGAGAAGGTGTAAG gctaaaaaaacaaaatgtagagACTCCATTTGTCACGCTTGTGTCCTTACTGGAGGGTCATGTTTCACCCAGTGAGGGACATAGTACTGAGCTTGCTGCTACAACTATTGAGCGTTGGTACATGGCATCAGGTGTACATAGAATAGAGATTCGCCAGGATGGTCTTGTAGCTACGCTGTTTTTTCCACCAG GCCCAGGTCCATTTCCAGCCATGTTGGACCTGTGGGGATTTAGTGGAGGACTGATGGAATACCGCGCTGCACTGTTCGCTTCCAGAGGCTATGCAAGCATGTCCCTTGCTTACAAAGATCACAAAGATTTACCTGGCCCAAGAAAAACCATTAATGTTGGTGATTCATACTTCAGG TCATTTCCTCAACATATTGTTTCAACTGGACAGTCAGCCTTCCAGCTACTTCAGAATCATCATCAGGTCTGTGCAGACAGAGTTGGAATCATTGGTCTGTCCTTCGGAGCCTACCTGACTCTTCGAACTGCAACACAGACTGGTATCAAC CCAGCCTGTTTAATCTGCATCAATGGTCCTGTAGGAAGTAATATCAAGCTCTTGGATGCAGAGGGTAGGACGGAAACCTCTGACTG TGAGAAGAAATATTGGTGGTATGATAATCAAGGCCACGTGACTTTCAGAGATGCCTCCTTCCCTGGTAACCTTGACCCTGGGAGCAAAGTGAAG ATAGAGAAAATCACATGTCCGGTATTGTACATAGCAAGTGAAGATGACCTTTCCATTGCTGTCACAGAGAATGCAAAGCTG ATAGAGGAGACCCTCAGTGCTGCAGGCAAGTCCCAACTGTTCACCTACTTGTCATATCCTGGTGCTGGTCACCTCATAGAACCACCTTACTCACCAAATTCAAAAGTATCCCTGTGGTCcgtgaaaccaaaaaaaa TGATGTGTCTTTGGGGAGGAAATCTGGCATCTCACGCTGCTGCCCAGGAAGATGCCTGGAAAAAAATCCTCAGTTTTATGGAGAATCAGTTAATTGTTTAA
- the LOC137595677 gene encoding peroxisomal succinyl-coenzyme A thioesterase-like isoform X4 — translation MHSEEGDLWEAFAHYNTKADGTVNLTRDHSVGGSYLGCEPMGLFWSQHQAPGSREGVRLKKQNVETPFVTLVSLLEGHVSPSEGHSTELAATTIERWYMASGVHRIEIRQDGLVATLFFPPGPGPFPAMLDLWGFSGGLMEYRAALFASRGYASMSLAYKDHKDLPGPRKTINVGDSYFRSFPQHIVSTGQSAFQLLQNHHQVCADRVGIIGLSFGAYLTLRTATQTGINPACLICINGPVGSNIKLLDAEGRTETSDCEKKYWWYDNQGHVTFRDASFPGNLDPGSKVKIEKITCPVLYIASEDDLSIAVTENAKLIEETLSAAGKSQLFTYLSYPGAGHLIEPPYSPNSKVSLWSVKPKKMMCLWGGNLASHAAAQEDAWKKILSFMENQLIV, via the exons ATGCATAGTGAGGAGGGTGACCTGTGGGAGGCATTTGCACATTATAATACAAAAGCAGATGGAACCGTTAACT TGACAAGGGATCATTCAGTTGGGGGTTCATATTTGGGCTGTGAACCAATGGGACTGTTCTGGAGCCAGCACCAAGCTCCTGGATCAAGAGAAGGTGTAAG gctaaaaaaacaaaatgtagagACTCCATTTGTCACGCTTGTGTCCTTACTGGAGGGTCATGTTTCACCCAGTGAGGGACATAGTACTGAGCTTGCTGCTACAACTATTGAGCGTTGGTACATGGCATCAGGTGTACATAGAATAGAGATTCGCCAGGATGGTCTTGTAGCTACGCTGTTTTTTCCACCAG GCCCAGGTCCATTTCCAGCCATGTTGGACCTGTGGGGATTTAGTGGAGGACTGATGGAATACCGCGCTGCACTGTTCGCTTCCAGAGGCTATGCAAGCATGTCCCTTGCTTACAAAGATCACAAAGATTTACCTGGCCCAAGAAAAACCATTAATGTTGGTGATTCATACTTCAGG TCATTTCCTCAACATATTGTTTCAACTGGACAGTCAGCCTTCCAGCTACTTCAGAATCATCATCAGGTCTGTGCAGACAGAGTTGGAATCATTGGTCTGTCCTTCGGAGCCTACCTGACTCTTCGAACTGCAACACAGACTGGTATCAAC CCAGCCTGTTTAATCTGCATCAATGGTCCTGTAGGAAGTAATATCAAGCTCTTGGATGCAGAGGGTAGGACGGAAACCTCTGACTG TGAGAAGAAATATTGGTGGTATGATAATCAAGGCCACGTGACTTTCAGAGATGCCTCCTTCCCTGGTAACCTTGACCCTGGGAGCAAAGTGAAG ATAGAGAAAATCACATGTCCGGTATTGTACATAGCAAGTGAAGATGACCTTTCCATTGCTGTCACAGAGAATGCAAAGCTG ATAGAGGAGACCCTCAGTGCTGCAGGCAAGTCCCAACTGTTCACCTACTTGTCATATCCTGGTGCTGGTCACCTCATAGAACCACCTTACTCACCAAATTCAAAAGTATCCCTGTGGTCcgtgaaaccaaaaaaaa TGATGTGTCTTTGGGGAGGAAATCTGGCATCTCACGCTGCTGCCCAGGAAGATGCCTGGAAAAAAATCCTCAGTTTTATGGAGAATCAGTTAATTGTTTAA
- the LOC137594889 gene encoding peroxisomal succinyl-coenzyme A thioesterase-like, whose translation MIPYVNAHRRLLFLHHIMGGFQWKSSYRSATLLSAVPVRPLIDEQICITGRFLPPRSPVTLHAQMHSEEGDLWEAFAHYNTKADGTVNLTRDHSVGGSYLGCEPMGLFWSLQPSHGAREGLRLRKQNVETPFVTLVSLLEGHVSPIEGQSTELAATTIERWYMAPGVRRTEIRQDGLVATLFLPPGPGPFPAMLDLWGFGGGLMEYRAALFASRGYLSLSLAYKGHRELPGPQKCINVGDSYFRSAFRFLQNHHQVCADRVGIIGLSFGVYLSLRTAAQTGVNPSCLICINGPVGSSVKLLDVEGRTEEFESEKKYWWYDDQGRVSFRDVTLPANFVPGSKVKVEHLSCPLMYISSQDDLSTLSVANAQLIEEMLRAVGKSQLFTHLSYPGAGHLIEPPYTPNSRMSLWSTKPQKLISLFGGHPAPHAAAQEDAWKKILDFMENHLRC comes from the exons ATGATACCATATGTCAATGCGCACAGGAGATTGCTATTTTTACACCATATTATGG GTGGATTTCAGTGGAAGAGCAGCTATAGATCAGCCACCCTACTGTCAGCAGTTCCTGTCCGGCCCCTTATAGATGAACAGATCTGCATTACAGGACGCTTTCTTCCGCCACGCAGTCCTGTCACGTTACATGCACAGATGCATAGTGAGGAAGGTGACCTGTGGGAGGCATTTGCACATTATAATACAAAAGCAGATGGAACTGTTAATT TGACCAGAGATCATTCAGTTGGGGGTTCATATTTGGGCTGTGAACCAATGGGACTGTTCTGGAGCCTACAGCCGAGTCATGGAGCAAGAGAAGGTTTAAG GctaagaaaacaaaatgtagaGACTCCGTTTGTGACGCTTGTTTCCTTACTGGAGGGTCATGTTTCTCCCATTGAGGGACAGAGCACTGAGCTGGCTGCTACAACAATTGAGCGTTGGTACATGGCACCAGGTGTACGTAGAACAGAGATTCGCCAGGATGGTCTTGTAGCTACGCTGTTTTTGCCACCAG GCCCAGGTCCATTTCCAGCCATGCTGGACTTGTGGGGATTTGGTGGAGGATTGATGGAGTACCGTGCTGCATTGTTCGCTTCCAGAGGCTATTTGAGCCTGTCCCTCGCTTACAAAGGGCACAGAGAATTGCCTGGTCCacaaaaatgcataaatgttGGTGATTCATATTTCAGG TCAGCCTTCCGGTTTCTTCAGAATCATCATCAGGTCTGTGCAGACAGAGTTGGAATCATTGGTCTGTCATTTGGAGTCTACCTGTCCCTTCGAACTGCGGCACAGACTGGTGTCAAT CCATCCTGTTTAATCTGCATCAATGGTCCCGTAGGAAGTTCTGTCAAGCTGTTAGATGTGGAGGGCAGGACTGAAGAGTTTGAGAG TGAGAAGAAATATTGGTGGTATGATGATCAAGGTCGGGTCAGTTTCCGAGACGTTACCTTGCCTGCTAACTTTGTCCCTGGGAGCAAAGTGAAG gtGGAACATCTGAGCTGTCCATTAATGTACATATCGAGTCAAGATGACTTGAGCACTTTATCCGTTGCAAATGCCCAACTG ATTGAAGAGATGCTGAGGGCTGTAGGTAAATCCCAGCTGTTCACCCATCTGTCCTACCCCGGTGCTGGTCACCTGATTGAGCCACCTTACACACCAAATTCACGAATGTCACTGTGGAGCACCAAACCCCAAAAAT TGATTTCTCTGTTCGGAGGTCATCCTGCACCTCATGCTGCTGCCCAGGAAGATGCCTGGAAGAAGATCCTGGATTTCATGGAGAATCATCTGAGATGCTGA